The sequence TTCCCAGAACGGTGATCTTGTCATGGGAAGGAGTATCCATGAAGACAACATAGCAAGGAAGAATGTAAGGTATACTTTGAGTTTAAACAATGCATTATTGGACATGTATGTGAAATGTGGTAGTTTGATGGCTGCTAGAGAGCTTTTTGATAAAATGGAGACTAAGGATGTTTTCTCGTGGACTAGTTTGGTTAATGGGTATGCTAAATGTGGTGACTTGGAATCTGCAAGGAGGTTTTTTGATCAAACTCCTCATAAAAACGTGGTCTCATGGAATGCAATGATAGCAGGATATTCTCAGAACAACAAACCCAAAGAATCAATAAAGTTGTTTCGGGAAATGATCGCAGCAGGTATGATTCCCAGCGAGCATACCTTAGTCAGTGTGCTCTCTGCTTGTGGCCAGCTGAGTTGCTTGAATTTGGGACACTGGATTCATCACCATTTTGTCAATGAGAAAAGGGTGCACCTTAGTGTGACTATGGGAAATGCAATTATAGACATGTACGCCAAGTGTGGAAGCATTGATGCAGCAGCAGAAGTCTTTAAAGTAATGCCAGTAAGAAGCCTGATTTCTTGGAATTCCATGATTGCATCCTATGCTGCTCATGGCCGAGCAAAGCAAGCTATCATTGTATTTGATCAGATGGTATCTATGGGATTTAGGCCAGATGATGTTACATTTGTGAGCTTGTTAACAGCTTGCAGCCATGGTGGGTTAGTTTCCGAAGGACAAGAATATTTTGACACCATGGAAACGAAGTATGGGATAAAGCCCAAAAGGGAACACTATTCGTGCATGATTGATCTACTTGGTCGAACAGGGCTtcttgaagaagcttacaagttAATAACGAGTATGCCAATGCAACCTTGTGAAGCTGCTTGGGGTGCGCTTTTAAATGCGTGTAGAATGCATGGGAATGTCGAGCTTGCTAAATTGTCAGCTGGTAACCTTATGAAGTTGAATCCAGAAGACAGTGGAACATATATTCTCCTGGCAAATATCTGTGCCAATGATCGAAACTG is a genomic window of Arachis ipaensis cultivar K30076 chromosome B06, Araip1.1, whole genome shotgun sequence containing:
- the LOC107645382 gene encoding pentatricopeptide repeat-containing protein At2g22410, mitochondrial isoform X1 — encoded protein: MKKRLLYSLISTLKPKSKAFYFYISSLSLSSKQSKWNPLTNVVITNPTLVAMESCSTMRQLRQIQARMTRTGLMGHTFPASRALAFCALSDAGDVRYAHALFDRIEHPNTFMWNTMIRGYCRANAPAMAFSFFLRMLLQLSKMDCRTFVFSLKACELFSGSVEGELVHCLIRKTGFDSELLVRNGLVHFYAERSWLKSARQVFDESSERDVVTWTTMIDGYVGNKSSDSALELFGLMLSSGVEPNEVTLIAVLSACSQNGDLVMGRSIHEDNIARKNVRYTLSLNNALLDMYVKCGSLMAARELFDKMETKDVFSWTSLVNGYAKCGDLESARRFFDQTPHKNVVSWNAMIAGYSQNNKPKESIKLFREMIAAGMIPSEHTLVSVLSACGQLSCLNLGHWIHHHFVNEKRVHLSVTMGNAIIDMYAKCGSIDAAAEVFKVMPVRSLISWNSMIASYAAHGRAKQAIIVFDQMVSMGFRPDDVTFVSLLTACSHGGLVSEGQEYFDTMETKYGIKPKREHYSCMIDLLGRTGLLEEAYKLITSMPMQPCEAAWGALLNACRMHGNVELAKLSAGNLMKLNPEDSGTYILLANICANDRNWGDVRRVRSLMRDKGVKKIAGHSLIEIEGEFKEFLVADESNTQSEEIYKVLDLMYLLSKLEDYDSELFIIGFNG